One segment of Synechococcus sp. A15-24 DNA contains the following:
- a CDS encoding phycobiliprotein lyase, translating to MPLEIADSLSFFRLSCGRWTSQRSQHHLLHRRAEAGASFIVVEELHKGDARLAEIAQRNNESVERIVGGCRVRWSGSMAWDRAGESHEDQTMFGLIPSDDSGRSGLLLRDRGYAEKAPVAGQFHMDAENGLILTTDYEMMSSLERFWFAGPNLRLRTSTVQGLSNNASFCMETRMLDTAPPAVSANNEPAKTLAPFGW from the coding sequence ATGCCCCTTGAGATCGCTGATTCCCTCAGCTTCTTTCGCTTGAGCTGCGGTCGCTGGACCTCACAGCGCAGCCAGCACCACCTGTTGCACCGTCGGGCCGAAGCCGGTGCGTCATTCATCGTGGTGGAAGAGCTGCACAAAGGGGACGCGCGACTGGCCGAGATCGCCCAGCGCAACAACGAGAGCGTTGAGCGGATCGTCGGAGGCTGCAGGGTGCGCTGGAGCGGCTCCATGGCCTGGGATCGCGCCGGCGAATCCCACGAAGACCAGACCATGTTCGGCCTCATCCCCAGCGACGACTCCGGACGAAGCGGGTTGTTGCTGCGGGATCGCGGCTATGCCGAGAAGGCACCGGTGGCTGGGCAGTTCCACATGGATGCGGAGAACGGCCTGATCCTCACCACCGACTACGAAATGATGAGTTCCCTAGAGCGCTTCTGGTTCGCCGGTCCCAACCTGCGGCTACGCACCAGCACGGTTCAGGGGTTGTCCAACAACGCATCGTTCTGCATGGAGACACGGATGCTGGACACCGCGCCCCCAGCCGTATCCGCCAACAACGAGCCCGCCAAAACCCTCGCCCCCTTCGGCTGGTAA
- a CDS encoding phycobilisome rod-core linker polypeptide — translation MAIPLLEYAPITQNSRVAALRVQSDETARANSMDIAMDRDNLVTVIESAYRQIYFHAFKSDRDVNLESQLKDGQITVRDFIRGLVLSDTFKRSFYGMNSNYKVVRHLVEKLLGRKTNKSEEIAWSIVIATKGVEGLVDVLLDSQEYLDAFGYDTVPSQRNRVLPGRELGDTPFNITSPRYDEYYRGILGFPQIVFMGGPAKQIPARGKIKRGGSPSDYMAWLKDLPMPNPGGGSSSTDIDYMSRVPYRSIGR, via the coding sequence GTGGCCATTCCCCTTCTGGAGTACGCACCAATCACCCAGAACTCTCGGGTGGCAGCCCTGCGTGTTCAATCCGATGAAACGGCCCGCGCCAATTCCATGGATATCGCCATGGACCGGGACAACCTCGTCACGGTGATCGAAAGCGCCTACCGCCAGATCTACTTCCACGCCTTCAAGTCCGATCGGGACGTGAATCTCGAGTCCCAGCTGAAGGACGGTCAGATCACGGTTCGGGACTTCATCCGCGGACTGGTTCTCTCGGACACCTTCAAGCGCAGCTTCTACGGCATGAACAGCAACTACAAGGTGGTGCGCCACCTTGTGGAGAAGCTGCTGGGACGCAAAACCAACAAGTCTGAAGAGATCGCCTGGTCGATCGTGATCGCCACCAAGGGCGTCGAGGGACTGGTGGACGTCCTGCTCGACAGTCAGGAATACCTGGACGCTTTTGGGTACGACACCGTTCCGTCGCAACGCAATCGCGTGCTCCCCGGCCGTGAGCTCGGTGATACTCCGTTCAACATCACCAGCCCTCGCTACGACGAGTACTACCGGGGGATCCTGGGCTTCCCCCAGATCGTCTTCATGGGCGGTCCGGCAAAACAGATTCCCGCACGAGGCAAGATCAAGCGTGGTGGATCTCCCAGCGACTACATGGCCTGGCTCAAGGATCTCCCAATGCCCAACCCAGGTGGGGGCTCATCCAGCACCGATATCGACTACATGTCTCGCGTTCCTTATCGCAGCATCGGTCGCTGA
- a CDS encoding DUF4912 domain-containing protein, giving the protein MSQTLTSLARLTLRQLRQIASDLGVPLYSRKSKEALVGEVAQRQEKRGGDLKAIEAELTPQALPTTETRVVFLPRDPQWAYVFWEISDNDRKRAQKEGASRLCLRLADVTGMQDGSAHPHTLQEVPVDSHSTEWYLPVPLCDRDYRVELGYRIGTTWMSLAFSSVARVPALHPSEQILDQFVPFSLDNASPAVAEPAPVAPPAEPSDSGLHERLYQSATVHFRRRRVGSEEFQEALDSSADSDRYCLSDSGIGLWASGRNESGIGGVAPRQRSFWLVADAELIVYGATDPSARLTIGGEEVPLSTDGTFRIQVPFRDGEQVYAIEATAADGEQKRNITLNFERQTPEDNSNPASEARAEWF; this is encoded by the coding sequence GTGTCTCAGACCCTGACCTCATTGGCACGTCTGACCCTGCGTCAATTACGCCAGATCGCCAGCGATCTCGGTGTACCTCTTTACAGCCGTAAGAGCAAGGAAGCTCTGGTTGGTGAGGTGGCGCAACGTCAGGAGAAGCGGGGTGGCGACCTCAAGGCCATCGAAGCCGAGTTGACCCCTCAGGCACTCCCCACAACCGAGACCCGCGTGGTCTTTCTCCCCCGTGATCCCCAGTGGGCCTACGTGTTCTGGGAGATCTCCGACAACGATCGCAAGCGCGCTCAGAAAGAGGGAGCCAGCCGCCTCTGCCTTCGCCTTGCTGATGTGACCGGCATGCAGGACGGCAGCGCCCATCCCCACACCCTCCAGGAAGTCCCCGTCGATAGCCACAGCACCGAGTGGTATCTGCCTGTTCCTCTCTGCGATCGCGATTACCGCGTTGAGCTCGGCTATCGCATCGGCACCACCTGGATGTCCCTGGCTTTCTCGTCCGTGGCCCGCGTTCCTGCCCTGCACCCCAGTGAGCAGATTCTCGACCAGTTCGTCCCCTTCAGTCTGGACAACGCTTCCCCTGCTGTTGCTGAACCGGCTCCGGTGGCTCCTCCCGCTGAACCCAGTGACAGTGGCTTGCATGAGCGTCTTTACCAAAGTGCCACGGTTCACTTCCGTCGTCGTCGCGTCGGCTCCGAGGAATTCCAGGAAGCTCTTGATTCCTCCGCCGATTCCGATCGTTACTGCCTGAGCGACTCCGGCATCGGCCTCTGGGCCAGCGGTCGCAATGAGTCCGGCATTGGTGGCGTCGCTCCCCGTCAGCGCTCTTTCTGGCTGGTCGCCGATGCTGAATTGATCGTCTACGGCGCCACCGACCCCTCGGCCCGTCTCACAATCGGCGGTGAAGAGGTGCCTCTGTCCACCGATGGAACCTTTCGCATCCAGGTTCCATTCCGTGATGGAGAGCAGGTCTACGCCATCGAAGCCACAGCTGCAGACGGTGAACAGAAGCGCAACATCACCCTCAACTTCGAGCGTCAGACCCCCGAAGACAACAGCAACCCCGCCAGCGAAGCTCGCGCCGAGTGGTTCTGA
- a CDS encoding ferredoxin-thioredoxin reductase catalytic domain-containing protein — MSDAAPEPTAESLEVIRKFAETYAQRTGTYFCAEASVTSVVLKGLARHKDELGGALCPCRHYEDKEAEVSQAFWNCPCVPMRERKECHCMLFLTEDNPFACPNKTQTISTETIHATAG; from the coding sequence ATGTCTGACGCCGCTCCCGAGCCCACCGCCGAAAGCCTGGAGGTCATTCGCAAGTTCGCTGAGACCTACGCCCAGCGCACAGGCACGTACTTCTGTGCTGAGGCCAGCGTGACTTCCGTGGTGCTGAAGGGGCTGGCACGCCACAAGGACGAGCTCGGCGGTGCGCTGTGTCCCTGTCGTCATTACGAAGACAAGGAAGCTGAGGTGTCCCAGGCCTTCTGGAACTGCCCCTGTGTGCCGATGCGTGAGCGCAAGGAGTGCCACTGCATGCTCTTCCTCACCGAAGACAACCCCTTCGCCTGCCCGAACAAAACCCAGACGATCTCTACCGAGACGATTCACGCCACTGCCGGCTGA
- the sufR gene encoding iron-sulfur cluster biosynthesis transcriptional regulator SufR — MSSQVQASTRDALLSLLLERGDADAADLAGTLNLSVQAVRRQLKTLAEAGLAEASPSVSGPGRPSNRWRLTDLGRDQFPDGSQRFALGLLNSMRASLPEETVRTLLNQQAEDKASRYRDRIGNGPLQQRLEQLASLRRDEGYVTLCSPEDDGVSWRLQEVHCSVQRIAEEFPAVCDQELVLIRRTVPDCQVERVHWRLEGGHACGFRITPLQN, encoded by the coding sequence ATGAGTTCCCAAGTTCAGGCCAGCACTCGCGACGCTTTGCTGTCCCTGCTGCTGGAGCGCGGGGATGCCGACGCCGCTGACCTGGCCGGAACCTTGAACCTGTCGGTCCAGGCGGTTCGACGACAGTTGAAAACCCTGGCCGAGGCTGGCCTGGCCGAAGCGAGCCCCAGCGTCTCCGGTCCTGGCCGGCCAAGCAACCGCTGGCGCCTGACCGACCTAGGGCGGGATCAGTTCCCCGATGGCAGCCAACGCTTCGCCCTGGGACTTCTGAACTCCATGCGGGCCAGCCTGCCGGAAGAGACCGTGCGAACCCTGCTGAACCAGCAGGCGGAAGACAAGGCCAGCCGCTACCGGGATCGGATCGGCAACGGTCCGCTGCAACAGCGCCTTGAGCAGCTGGCCAGCCTGCGGCGGGACGAGGGCTACGTCACCCTCTGCAGCCCGGAGGACGACGGGGTGAGCTGGCGCCTGCAGGAAGTCCACTGCTCCGTGCAGCGGATTGCCGAGGAATTTCCAGCCGTCTGTGACCAGGAATTGGTGCTGATCCGCAGGACGGTTCCCGACTGTCAGGTGGAGAGGGTGCACTGGCGCCTCGAGGGAGGGCATGCCTGCGGCTTCCGCATCACACCACTGCAGAACTGA
- the sufB gene encoding Fe-S cluster assembly protein SufB has product MTSTSTRDLVSQPYKYGFVTEIETDKIAKGLSEDVVRLISAKKEEPAFLLEFRLKAFRHWLTLEEPDWAALGYPLIDYQDIVYYAAPKQQDKKASLDEVDPKLLETFDKLGIPLSEQKRLSNVAVDAVFDSVSIATTYKEKLAEHGVVFCSFSEAVKEHPELIERYLGSVVASNDNYFAALNSAVFSDGSFVFIPKGVECPMELSTYFRINSGDTGQFERTLIVAEEGASVSYLEGCTAPMFDTNQLHAAVVELVALDDASIKYSTVQNWYAGDEHGVGGIYNFVTKRGQCRGARSRISWTQVETGSAITWKYPSCVLQGADSVGEFYSVALTNNRQQADTGTKMVHVGPRTRSTIVSKGISAGHSSNSYRGLVQMGPAAKGARNYSQCDSMLIGDQAAANTYPYIRSQQPQAAIEHEASTCRISEDQLFYLQSRGIGFEEAVSMMVSGFCRDVFNQLPMEFAAEADKLLALKLEGSVG; this is encoded by the coding sequence ATGACCAGCACCTCCACACGGGACCTCGTCAGCCAGCCGTACAAGTACGGCTTCGTCACCGAGATTGAGACCGACAAGATCGCCAAAGGTCTCAGTGAAGACGTTGTTCGTCTGATCTCGGCCAAAAAAGAGGAGCCTGCGTTTCTGCTGGAGTTCCGGCTCAAGGCGTTCCGCCATTGGCTCACCCTTGAGGAGCCCGACTGGGCGGCTTTGGGGTATCCGCTGATCGATTATCAGGACATCGTTTACTACGCAGCTCCGAAGCAGCAGGACAAAAAGGCCAGCCTTGATGAGGTGGACCCCAAGCTGCTGGAGACCTTCGACAAGCTTGGGATCCCTCTGAGCGAGCAGAAGCGATTGAGCAACGTGGCTGTGGACGCTGTGTTTGACAGCGTTTCGATCGCCACCACGTACAAGGAGAAGTTGGCGGAGCACGGTGTGGTGTTCTGCTCCTTCAGCGAAGCGGTCAAGGAGCATCCCGAGTTGATCGAGCGCTACCTGGGTTCCGTGGTGGCAAGCAACGACAACTATTTCGCGGCACTGAACTCAGCAGTGTTCAGTGATGGCTCCTTTGTCTTCATCCCGAAGGGTGTCGAGTGCCCGATGGAGCTCTCCACCTATTTTCGGATCAATTCCGGCGACACGGGTCAGTTCGAGCGCACGCTGATCGTCGCCGAAGAAGGGGCTTCTGTGAGCTATCTCGAGGGCTGCACGGCTCCGATGTTCGACACCAATCAGTTGCACGCTGCTGTGGTGGAGCTGGTGGCCCTGGATGACGCCTCGATCAAGTACTCCACCGTTCAGAACTGGTACGCGGGTGATGAACATGGCGTCGGCGGCATCTACAACTTCGTCACCAAGCGGGGGCAGTGCCGGGGTGCCCGCAGCCGCATCAGCTGGACGCAGGTGGAAACTGGCTCCGCCATCACCTGGAAATACCCCAGTTGTGTGCTGCAGGGAGCTGATTCGGTTGGTGAGTTCTATTCCGTGGCACTCACCAACAATCGGCAGCAGGCCGATACCGGAACAAAGATGGTTCATGTGGGGCCCCGCACCCGCTCCACGATCGTGAGCAAGGGAATCAGCGCCGGTCATTCCAGCAACAGCTACCGCGGTTTGGTCCAGATGGGACCTGCAGCGAAAGGGGCCCGCAACTACAGCCAGTGCGACTCGATGTTGATCGGCGACCAGGCGGCCGCCAACACCTACCCCTACATCCGCTCCCAGCAGCCTCAGGCGGCCATCGAACACGAGGCCAGCACCTGCCGCATCTCCGAAGATCAGCTCTTTTATCTGCAGAGCCGCGGCATCGGCTTCGAAGAGGCGGTGTCGATGATGGTCAGCGGCTTCTGCCGCGATGTGTTCAACCAGCTGCCGATGGAGTTCGCCGCCGAGGCGGACAAGCTGCTGGCCCTCAAGCTCGAGGGATCCGTGGGCTGA